Proteins from a single region of Caldisericia bacterium:
- a CDS encoding type II secretion system GspH family protein, producing the protein MKKLFGKKGFTLVEIVIVIVLLAILAAVAYPKYLDLRDDAHKAQDEATIGAWRSGVH; encoded by the coding sequence ATGAAAAAACTTTTTGGAAAGAAAGGTTTTACCTTGGTTGAAATTGTTATTGTAATTGTATTACTCGCTATTTTAGCAGCAGTTGCTTATCCAAAATATCTTGATTTAAGAGATGATGCACACAAAGCACAGGATGAAGCAACAATTGGTGCTTGGAGATCAGGAGTTCATAT